The following proteins are encoded in a genomic region of Patagioenas fasciata isolate bPatFas1 chromosome 26, bPatFas1.hap1, whole genome shotgun sequence:
- the LOC136112078 gene encoding ciliary microtubule associated protein 1A-like, translating to MDGAFVGTWRPHRSQGLISAQFTSPGPKYSVQGTTGYINHNSTKVKAPAYTCREAKAPVEGGCSPGPRYYVEPSMARTGKYIAPAYARGCKSKQSKKSLPMPPPTCTRRAVWFLNPLPSSLNWCILCQAQTPGPAVLPKIKLDVFKTRAPGYTMGTRSQLWDKTVKLGLADYPTGRVELIKPQAPAATFGLRHSVYTTPLILDI from the exons ATGGATGGAGCTTTCGTGGGGACTTGGAGACCTCACCGCTCACAGGGCCTCATCTCGGCCCAGTTCACCAGCCCTGGACCCAAATACTCAGTCCAGGGGACAACGG GTTACATCAACCACAACTCCACCAAAGTCAAAGCCCCCGCGTACACCTGCAGAGAAGCAAAAGCTCCTGTGGAAGGCGGCTGCTCCCCAGGCCCTCGCTATTATGTGGAGCCCTCCATGGCCAGGACTGGGAAGTACATTGCTCCAGCCTACGCCAGGGGCtgcaaaagcaaacaaagcaaaaaatcgCTGCCCATGCCTCCACCAACTTGCACTAGAAGGGCTGTGTGGTTCCTAAATCCTTTGCCCAGCTCACTGAACTGGTGCATCCTGTGCCAGGCGCAG ACCCCAGGCCCTGCGGTGCTCCCGAAGATCAAGCTGGACGTTTTCAAAACCAGGGCTCCCGGGTACACCATGGGAACCCGCTCCCAGCTCTGGGACAAGACGGTCAAACTGGGGCTGGCGGATTACCCCACGGGAAGG GTGGAGCTGATCAAGCCTCAGGCACCTGCAGCCACGTTTGGACTGCGCCATTCCGTGTACACCACTCCCCTGATCCTCGACATATGA